Genomic DNA from Schistocerca gregaria isolate iqSchGreg1 chromosome 4, iqSchGreg1.2, whole genome shotgun sequence:
AACGAAAACGTACTTATCCATGATAGAgtaagtatcatttgtatttgtaacaGAAAATTCTAATTACAGCACTCAATTAGAATAGTGCAATAAtacagctgtaccaagtttcaagaatgAATTGTAAATATGAATAGAAGGAGTCTTAAAGAGGCAGTCCCGAGGTCATGTTCGACTGTTgtttccattctaaaaattctagccggcaaAGGTTAATTGCAGTCGAGCTAAGTAAACTTaactttatttatataaaaattaagaagattgtaaattgttaaacgacaCAGCTACACTGAAGAGCATAAAAGAAACTAGCACacatgcctaatgtcgtgtagggccgcagcgagcccgcaggagtgccgcaacacaaccGGGCACTGaggtagtgctggggggaactgacaccagaaccctgcagggctgtccataaggcaGCAAGGGTactagggggtggaggtctcttccggACAGTACCTTACAaggcaataatgtccatgtctggggagttaagtggcaagtggaagtgtttaaactcagaagagtgttactggagacactctgtagcaatttgggcgtgtggggtgtcgcattgtcctgctgggactgcgcaagtccgtcggactgcacaatggacatgaatggctgcagctgatcacacaggatgctcaagtacatgtcacctatcagagtcgtgccTAGATGTATCGGGAGTccgatatcaccccaactgcacacgccccatacgattacagagcctccaccgggttgaacagtgccttgctgacatgcagggtccatggattcatgagactgcctccatacccgtacacgtccatctgcttgtacaatttgaaacgagacttgtccgaccaggtaacatgcttccagtcatcaacagtccaatgtcgatgttgaccgacccaggcgaggcgcaaagctttgtgatgTGGAGTCATCAGGAGTACATGAGTGGGTCttgggctccgaaagtccatatccatgatatttcgttgaatggttcgcacgctgagtcttgttgatgggccagcactgaaatctgcagcaatttgcggaagggttacacttctgccacgttgaacgattctcttcagtcgtcgttggtcccgttcttgcaggatcttttatcgGCCGCCGTGATgtaggaggtttgatgttttaccggatctctggtttcacggtaccctcgtgaaatggtcgtacgggaaaatccccacttcatagccacctcagagatgctatgacccatggctcgtgcgccgactataacaccacctgtCAACTCTCTTTTATCTtgatctgccattgtagcaacactaaccgatctaacaactgcgccagacacttgttgccttatataggcgttgccgaccctaGCACGGTATTCTGCCTGCtttgatatctctgtatttgaatacgcatacctataccagtttcattctcgcttcagtgtattttgtgctTGTGAACTTTTACAGACCATATACatcagttaaaactcaaaacttttatttataatcgtAGTTCCTGATCCCGCAGAGTGaatagcaagtaggaacattttctttgaGGAAGTACAAAGAGTCACATGGACTTGCAGCCTGGAAATTACGACCACtgctacaggtgtgtgtgtgtgtgtgtgtgtgtgtgtgtgtgggtgggtgggtgtgtgggtgggtgggtgagttggTGGGTAGCTGGGTGGGTGGTGTGTTCTACGTCATTAAAACATTCTTCcgaaagctagcaaagttttcatttttttgtgtgtgattgtTAACGACTCAACGCTCCACTGTTCGGTCAGTTGTCCTCTTTTCTTAAAATAAGATACTCTAGGAACAAAGTGACGGTCGTGTATTACGATCGTTCGCTTTCTGGATGTACGTGCTGAATATTATTTGAGAGATTCTGGATACCAAATTTATGGCGCGATTCACTGTATCGTGTCGTCTTTAGAGCCTCTTCATTCCAGGAATCATCGACCTCTATTCTTTTCGTGACAAAATTCTTTATGACTGGCGGCGATGAAACTGTATCTGTCTAAGTGAGGTGCATTTTCGTTCACTGAGAAGGAATGCTCAGATTCACCAACGACATAGCGAGAATACATTTCACGCCCAAGTGCTAAAGGGCAAATTAATAAACATACTACTCTCTGTAAAAATCTAGTGCATCATGGAACGAGAATGAAAACAGAATAGAAAATACAGAAAAACGAAGTATGGTAACACATCTAAACAGATAAACAATGAATGAAGAGGCATCTCGTCTAATTCCCATGTTTTATGTTAGCTGACAAGAAGTTCGTTGATTGGAAGTCTGTATTGAAACTTTCTTTACGATGTCAAAAACCAATGGTTAGCATGTTTGATGCAGGAATTTTGTATCCAACGTTTCTGCTCACACGGAGCTTTGTGCCTTGATAGTGTTGCCCCTTGTGGAAGGAACATAGCAGGGAGAAGCAGCCGATATGAAACGCCTGCAGTTGTAGAGAAAGCGAGGTAAGGAGTCGTTCAGACACTGGACTAGTACCCGAGAGGAGGAGAACTCAGATTCCTGTTAGATTATACTGTCTTCGGCTTTCCACAGATTCCCCAACGCACGTGCTTGAGGAGTACCATTACGAAGATCCTTAAAATTAACTTCATATTAATTTACGATCAATATTATCATCATATTACAATAATCTTTCGTAATTTTAAGTCATTTCACCATATTGCACTGCATCCTCTGCGTGGATTCCATGGAATATTACTAATGAAATGTAACTTCTAGTAAACGGCGAAATGATTGGTGCACACATTCGCATCCCATTCCTGAATTCTTtgagtaacacagataatgctccGTCGCTAAGTACTTCTGCGTTGAAGAGTGAGGAAATCTTCAATAGACAGTAATAATTTTTGATTGTTTTTTATCTTCTCAGTACACTTATGCCACAGTAGGAAACGtatcattttatttaaattttccctGTGATTAAAACAGTGTAAAAACATGTATTTACTTTCCGATGGAGAGTAGAAACTAGAAATCTAtatgtaaatcaataaataacaaagtgaaattaaaatgcttgtggaacggAGAGAGACAGCGCCTGTTGTTCGGCACTCGCTGGATGAATTTGCATTTGAAAGTTTCTCTGTGACAGCAGGGTTTTGGTCCATTTCGATACCTGTATATCAGACATTGTGAGTCGGTAAATGAACTTGTTTATCATCACAGTTCGCACAGGTATCAGTTCAACTCAACTGGATATGATTTACATATACTTTTAGAgtggtttcttttcttttgtacttCAAATGCTTCGCTCAAGATTGGTGAGCAAGGTGTTCTACAGTGACGATTATTCCACTTTGTCTTCATTCTGGAATTAACTGTCTCAAAAACTTTTGAATATATGCTTTTCTCGTAATAACGAAAGATAAAAAGAATTTCATTCCGTTAGAACCTTTGCCTTTTTCTTTTCGAGAATCCTCAGGGACAGGCACAGAAACCAAAGTGAAATACCTTGTAATCAGGGAAGGCTTACAAAGACACCATGGAACAAACTGCTTGACTGCCCGCCCCCGAGACAGCGCAGTCTGAGTCTGCAAAGTATTCACTGTTGGTGAGACGACCTTGAAGGCCGAGTCGGCGTATCGCCACAGTGCAGAGGGGTGCTGGTCCGAGCTGCCCAGTGCAGAGGGCTGCTGGTCCGAGTTGCCCAGTGCAGAGGGCTGCTGGTCTGAGCTGCCCAGTGCAGAGGGGTGCTGGTCCGAGCTGCCCAGTGCAGAGGGGTGCTGGTCCGAGCTGCCCAGTGCAGAGGGGTGCTGGTCCGAGATGCCCAGTGCAGAGGGGTGCTGGTCCGAGCTTCCCAGTGAAGAGGGGTGCTGGTCTGAGCTGCCCAGTGCAGACGGCTGCTGGTCTGAGCTGCCAGTTGAGAGGGGTGCTGGTCCAAGATGCCCAATGAAGAGGGGTGCTGGTCCGAGCTGCCCAGTGCAGAGGGCTGCTGGTCTGAGCTGCCCAGTGCAAGGGCTGCTGGTCTGAGCTGCCCAGTCTAGAGGGCTGCTGGTCCGAGCTGCCCAGTGCAGAGGGGTGCTGGTCCGAGGTGCCCAGTGCAGAGGGGTGCTGGTCCAAGCTGCTCAGTGCAGAGGGCTGCTGGTCCGAGCTGCCCAGTGCAGACGGCTGCTGGTCCGAGGTGCCTAGTGCAGAGGGGTGCTGGTCTCAGCTGCCCAGTGCAGAGGGTGCTGGTCCAAGCTGCCCAGTGCAGACGGCTGCTGGTCCGAGCTGCCCAGTGCAGAGGGGTGCTGGTCCGAGCTGCCCAGTGCAGAGGGGTGCTGGTCCGAGATGCCCAGTGCTGAGGGCTGCTGGTCTGAGCTGCCCAGTGAAGAGGGCTGCTGGTCCAAGCTGCCCAGTGCAGAGGGCTGCTGGTCTGAGCTGCCCAGTGCAGAGGGGTGCTGGTTTGAGCTGCCCAATGCAGAGGGCTGCTGGTCCGAGCTGCTTAGTGCAGAGGGGTGTTGGTCCGAGCTGCACAGTGCAGAGAGGTGCTGGTCCAAGCTGCACAGTGCAGAGGGGTGCTGGTCTGAGCTGCCCAGTGCAGAGAGGTGCTGGTCCGAGCTGCCCAGTGCAGACGGCTGCTGGTCTGAGCTGCCCAGTGCAGAGGGCTGCTGGTCCGAGCTGCCCAGTGCAGAGGGGTGCTGGTCCGAGCTGCCCAGTGCAGAGGGGTGCTGGTCCGAGCTGCCTAGTGCAGAGAGCTGCTGGTCCAAGTTGCCCAGTGCAGAGGGGTGCTGGTCCGAGCTGCAAAGTGCAGAGGGGTGCTGGTCCGAGCTGCCCAGTGCAGGGTAACTCGAGAAACAAAGGCGACAAGACGGGGTGCTTGTTTCATTtatgcactgctggccattaaaatagctacaccaagaagaaatgcagatgataaacgggtattcattggatatacataaatatattatactagaactgacatgtgattacattttcacgcaatttcggtgcatagatcctgagaaatcagtacccagaacaaccagctctggccgaaataacggcgttgatacgcctgggcattgagtcaaacggagcttggacggCATGTACAGGCGCAGCCACAGGTCatgaagagtagtggctggcgtattgtgacgagccagttgctcggccaccattgaccagacgttttcagttggtgagagatatggagaatgtgctggccaggggagcagtcgaacattttctgtatcaaaaaATGCCCGTACACGatcctgcaacattcggtcgtgcattagcctgctgaaatgtagggtttcgcagggatcgaatgccggctagagccacaggtcgtaacacatccgtaatgtaacgtccactgttcacaaagtaccgtcaatccgaacaagaggtgaccgagacgtgtaaccaacggcaccccataccatcacgccgggtgggccgccagtatggcgatgacgaatacacgcttccaatgtgcgttcaccgcgatgtcgccaaacacggatgcgaccatcatgatgttgccaacagaacctggattcatccgaaaatatgacgttttgccattcgtgcacccaggctcgtccctgagtacactatcgcaggcgctcctgtctgtgatgcagcttcatgggtaaccgcagctctGATCTCCcaactgatagtccatactgctgcgaacgtcgtcgaactgctcgtgcagatggttgttatcttagaaacgtccccatctgttgagtcatggatcgagacgaggctgctcgatccgttacagccatgcgggtaagatgcctgtcatctcgagtgttaGTGATAAAGACtggtgggaaccagcacggcgttccgtattaccctcctgaacccaccaattccatattctgctaagtcattggatctcgaccaacgcgagcagcaatggcgcgataggataaaccgcaatcgcgataggctacaatccgacctttatcaaagtcggaaatgtggtggttcccatttctcctccttacacgaggcatcacaacaacgtttcaccagtcaacgccggtcagctgctgtttgtgtatctgaaatcggttgtaaactttgctcatgtcagcgcgttgtggatgtcaccaccggcgccaatcttgtgtgaagctctgaaaagctaatcatttgcatatcacagcatcttcttcctgtcggttaaatttcgcgtctgtagcacgccatcttcgtggtgtagcaattttaatagccagtagtgtatgtagttgaACCGAAACTACTCTTCAGTGCAATCACATACTTGGATGTACTATTCGAGACACCTGCGTTTACTGGCATGCAAaagagaatttatttatttgtcctttcCGCAGGGTGAAATGTCCAGTCAAGTGCGACGTCGTTCCAGATTGACGCTTTTGATGTTCGTTGAACCATATAGCattataatacaaaaaaaaaaattctcagtgaAGTCCGGTGTGCAGTAGTAGATACGAAACACTCGCATAAATTGTTGTGCTCCAGGTTGTTCGGTGACGGGGGAAAGTGGCGATTAACATACTTGCTACTCAACTGCTTGATTCGCCTACCATGTACGTTAGCTTCTACGGAAAGCGGGCCTGAAAGACGCTTTTCCGTTGCCGTATGTAGAGGAATGTCAGTTCTCGTTAGTCACGCAAGCTTTCTCCGGCGCTGTTTGCCAGCTGCCAACTGGGCCGGGTTAAGAACACGACGAGGGCCGTCAACGGAGCGGACTCTTCTGCGCCATCGTCTGTTGAGTAGGTCAACGGAGAGGCCGGCGATGGCCACTTTCTCACTTGCGCGTGTTGCTTCAGAGAAGTCGGAATGTGCGAGGCGTCTGCATCCACAAAATTTACGCGATGCCGAGTTACGTAGTAGAGCAACAGCGCACACGTTATCCAACTATGcttcagaccacacacacacacacacacacacacacgcacagagagagagagagagagagagagagagagagagagagagacatatataTATGACAAATGACAATGTGTAAGACCGATGTGGACTGACGCAGTGACAGGTAATGCTCCCGACTCAGAAGAGCCAGATTCAAAATGCGTCCCCGTCACATTAACCTTTTCGTAGTTTTCCTATATCAATGCCATTGCGAACTCTACAATATTATGTCGAATTTCTTCCCTTCGTGCTCCTGCGTCCTACCAAGAAAattctattatacactcctggaaattgtaataagaacaccgtgaattcattgtcccaggaaggggacactttattgacacattcctgcggtcagatacatcacatgatcacactgacagaaccacaggcacatagacacaggcaacagagcatgcacaatgtcggcactagtgcagtgtatatccacctttcgctgcaatgcaggctgctattctcccatggagacgatcgtagagatgctggatgtagtcgtgtggaacggcttgccatgccatttccacctggcgcctcagttggaccagcgttcgtgctggacgtgcagaccgcgtgagacgacgcttcatccagtcccaaacatgctcaatgggggacagatccggagatcttgctggccaggttagttgacttacaccttctagagcacgttgggtggcacgagatacatgcggacgtgcattgtcctgttggaacagcaaattcccttgccggtcaaggaatggtagaacgataggttcgatgacggtttggatgtaccgtgcactattcagtgtcccctcgacgatcaccagaggtgtacggccagtgtaggagatggctccccacaccgtgatgctcggtgttggccctgtgtgcctcggtcgtatgcagtcctgattgtggcgctcacctgcacggcgccaaacacgcatacgaccatcattggcaccaaggcagaagcgactctcatcgctgaagacgacacctctccattcgtccctccattcacgcctgtcgcgacaccactggaggcgggctgcacgatgttggggcgtgagcggaagacggcctaacggtgtgcgggaccgtagcccagcttcatagagacggttgcgaatggtcctcgccgataccccaggagcaacagtgtccctaatttgctgcgaagtggcggtgcggtcccctacggcactgcgtaggatcctacggtcttggcgtgcatccgtgcgtcgctgcggtccggtcccaggtcgacgggcacgtgcaccttccgccgaccactggcgacaacatcgatgtactgtgaagacctcacgccccacatgttgagcaattcggcggtacgtccacccggcctcccgcatgcccactatacgccctcgctcaaagtccgtcaactgcacatacggttcacgtccacgctgtctcggcatgctaccagtgttaaagactgcgatggagctccgtatgccacggcaaactggctgacactaacggcggcggtgcacaaatgctgcgcacctagcgccattcgacggccaacactgcggttcctggtgtgtccgctgtgccgtgcgtgtgatcattgcttgtacagccctctcgcagtgtccgtagcaagtatggtgagtctgacaaaccggtgtcaatgtgttcttttttccatttccaggagtgtacatcgacgCTGTTGCTGGCGGGAGACCTTTAAGATATGTTATGAAACAAGACTTATACAGCTCAATAAATCTTAGGAAACAGGGAAAAAAACTCTTTTTGTGCTAGTCTAGACACATAACACGAATTACTTGTTGTCCAAGAACCGATTTGTCTCAGTATTTCGTTTCAGCCCACCTCTTAATCGATGTCGCACTTTATCCTCTTCCATTAACGTTGGGCAATATAAAGGCAACCTTCGAAAATGCTGGTTTATGACGTAACATCTATGTTGCATGATGACAGAATAGTGTCACTGTATGGACACTCAGCTGCTTTTCGAAATCCCTTAGTCGCTACTGTTACGCATCCGGGGAGAAAATCaatcacatacactgaagcgccaaagaaagtgataaacgcttgcgtattcaaatagagagatatgtaaacatcgctgctgtcggcaacgcctatataagacaactataTCTGGCggagtggtaagatcggtttctgctgctacagcggcagggtaccaagatttaagcgagtctgaacgtggtgttatagtaggcgaacgtgagatgggacacagaatctccgaggtagcgatgaagtgaggattttcccgtacgaaaatttcacgagtgtaccgtgaatattagcaatctggtacagcatcaaatctccgacatcgctgccgcagaAAAACGtgagatgggacacagaatctccgaggtagcgatgaagtgaggattttcccgtacgaaaatttcacgagtgtaccgtgaatattagcaatctggtacagcatcaaatctccgacatcgctgccgcagaaaaagatcctgcaagaacgggaccaacgacgactgaagagaatcgttcaacctgacagaagtgcagcccttcggcaaattgctgcagatttgaacgctgggccatcaacaacagcgtgcgaaccattcaacgaaacatcatcgacatgggctttcggagccaaaggcccactcgtctaccctcgaTAATTgcgcgacacaaagttttacgcctcgccagggcccgtcaacaccgacattggactgttgataacagcaaacatgttgcctgttcgaacgactatcgtttcaaattgtatcgatcggatggacgtgaacgggtatggagaaaacctcatgaatccatggatcctgcatgtcagcaggggactggccaagctggtggaggttctgtaacgatgtggggcgtgtacagttcgagtggcatgggatccctgatacgtctagatacgactctgacaggtgacatacacgtaagcatcttgtctgatcacctgcatccattcatgtcctgaaACAGGATGATACTTTTGATGACGGCTTTGTAGTGCTACGCGTAAATTAAAGTTTACCGTGCGTTACATCTTCATTCATGTAAAAGCTTTAGCCTTGTGCAACCGGATGAATGTTCCACAAACATCCGGTGTTAAGTATTCGACAATTTGCGTACTATAGTTAAGAGGAATAGTTAGGTTTTGAGAAGAATGGGGGAAGTGAGACAAATTTTAAATGTAATCAGGAAAAGCAAATGCGGTTGTTTGGACACTGGATAAGAAGAGATTGTTTACTGATGGGTGCTATGGAAGAAACGGtgaatgtaaaaagaagaggtggaCGCATGAGATACCAGTGGTGGATAGCATAAGGATAGGGAAGATTTATGACAAAACGAAGAAGGTAGCAAATGACAGGACTGCGTGGAGAGCAACACGTGAAGACTGCCCCAGGGcacaacactgatgatgatgatgatgatgatgtagttaAGATGTGGTGAACGAGAAATATGTGTATTTCTGATACAAAACAAAACAGTAGCAAAAGGACTGTTTCATGAAGAACCGAACATTAAGAGACAACGTAAGCATCACCTTCGGAGATAAGTATCGACCGAATGACAGCATTTGTCTATCGATTTACGAAAATTCTAAACAGTGACTCCTACGAGCACATTTTCATTCCCCTGAAACGTCCGCTGCTTTACTTTTTCGTCATTCGGTGTCGT
This window encodes:
- the LOC126267917 gene encoding MAGE-like protein 2 yields the protein MVASSFVEPATGHQERLGEHAVETPMGSYALAQQVAYFNGQQCINETSTPSCRLCFSSYPALGSSDQHPSALCSSDQHPSALGNLDQQLSALGSSDQHPSALGSSDQHPSALGSSDQQPSALGSSDQQPSALGSSDQHLSALGSSDQHPSALCSLDQHLSALCSSDQHPSALSSSDQQPSALGSSNQHPSALGSSDQQPSALGSLDQQPSSLGSSDQQPSALGISDQHPSALGSSDQHPSALGSSDQQPSALGSLDQHPLHWAAETTWTSTPLHWAPRTSTPLHWAARTSSPLDWAAQTSSPCTGQLRPAALCTGQLGPAPLFIGHLGPAPLSTGSSDQQPSALGSSDQHPSSLGSSDQHPSALGISDQHPSALGSSDQHPSALGSSDQHPSALGSSDQQPSALGNSDQQPSALGSSDQHPSALWRYADSAFKVVSPTLLDPMMFADPTVLTVFEAGGGRWVGQLPVASPFRSAGQQAPPPRPPAQPPATGGVFAIAAGRLTRLGVRWTPGKPPLPCCFHRGLPPGKC